The Pirellulimonas nuda genome includes a region encoding these proteins:
- a CDS encoding four helix bundle protein gives MSDPIRSYQDLEVWKSGMRVTLRVYELTRIFPDDERFGLVSQLRRAATSIPSNIAEGHARQSTKEYLHHVSYALGSLAEVETQVLIAEELKYLCRDNSQTLLSDLAGLGKQLRALATALKRNLAP, from the coding sequence ATGTCAGACCCGATACGCAGCTACCAGGACCTTGAGGTTTGGAAGTCGGGGATGCGGGTGACGCTCCGCGTTTACGAACTGACCAGAATATTCCCCGACGACGAACGCTTCGGGTTGGTCAGCCAACTACGTCGGGCCGCTACGTCGATCCCTTCTAACATCGCTGAGGGACACGCCCGACAATCGACGAAGGAATACCTTCATCACGTCTCGTACGCACTTGGCTCTCTGGCGGAAGTTGAAACCCAAGTCTTGATCGCAGAGGAGCTGAAGTATCTCTGCAGGGACAACTCACAAACGCTGCTCAGCGACCTCGCAGGACTAGGAAAACAGCTACGTGCCCTAGCGACGGCCCTAAAACGAAACCTCGCCCCCTAG
- a CDS encoding HlyD family secretion protein, giving the protein MKPLLLIGLITLAAPALAQQFQLPADAPPAAAGPAGDPVIERCIIGLVEDIRIPASDAGVLTHLAVKQGSVIRSEDVIARVDAREVEAQRNAAKYAVESALQRWKDDIEERFARAQLEHAKSALKEIRNANKDLQAVTNDEVRTAELNVKRSELAIEKAQHDRTLAGHEYWVKKAELELAQIAVDKRTIFAPFDGVVLEVLRHQNEWVSPGDPIVRVIKLDTLQVDGYVRLDDYSPSQIDGCEVTVEVNVGPGRTIPTAGRIVNIDPIAGTDGKGSRYLVRAEIANRQEDGRWLILSRLPAKMTIHLGTGGISSAAAPRGTGG; this is encoded by the coding sequence GTTCCAGTTGCCGGCCGACGCCCCCCCTGCCGCCGCCGGGCCGGCCGGCGACCCGGTGATCGAGCGGTGCATCATCGGGCTGGTCGAAGACATCCGCATCCCCGCCAGCGACGCCGGCGTGCTGACGCACCTGGCGGTGAAGCAAGGGTCGGTGATCCGCTCGGAGGACGTGATCGCGCGGGTCGACGCCCGTGAGGTCGAGGCCCAACGCAACGCCGCCAAGTACGCGGTAGAAAGCGCCCTGCAGCGCTGGAAGGACGACATCGAAGAACGGTTCGCCCGGGCGCAGCTTGAACACGCCAAGTCGGCCCTGAAGGAGATCCGGAACGCGAACAAAGACCTGCAAGCGGTCACGAACGACGAGGTCCGCACCGCGGAACTGAACGTCAAGCGGTCGGAGCTGGCGATCGAGAAGGCGCAGCACGACCGCACGCTGGCCGGGCACGAGTACTGGGTCAAGAAGGCCGAGCTGGAGCTGGCGCAGATCGCCGTAGACAAGCGGACCATCTTCGCCCCGTTCGACGGCGTGGTGCTGGAGGTGCTGCGGCATCAGAACGAGTGGGTGTCGCCCGGGGACCCCATCGTCCGCGTGATCAAGCTCGACACCCTGCAGGTAGACGGCTACGTCCGCCTGGACGACTACTCGCCGTCGCAGATCGACGGCTGCGAGGTGACCGTTGAGGTCAACGTAGGCCCGGGCCGCACCATCCCCACCGCGGGCCGGATCGTGAACATCGACCCCATCGCCGGCACCGACGGCAAGGGCTCGCGCTACCTGGTGCGTGCCGAGATCGCCAACCGCCAAGAAGACGGCCGCTGGCTGATCCTCTCGAGGCTGCCGGCGAAGATGACCATTCACTTAGGCACCGGCGGCATCAGCAGCGCGGCTGCGCCGCGGGGGACTGGGGGCTAG